tgtcattattttagatCGGAATAGAGGGAATTCCGCATTGAAACACTAAACTCTGAACCATTGCTTAAGAAGTGGAGTCAGAAACGTATAATACACAATATACCCTCTAATATAATATGTTGCTTGGTTGTTGCtagtttttcaaatgaaaagtgggaaatgttttgtgggtaaatattgttttagcTGTTCTCCATAAAGTAGCAGATTCAGTAATGGTCAATCTCGCAACCTCTTAAGTGCGTGAAATGTTAAACATCTGCTTTAGGTTTGGACACAGTTTATATGTTTGCATTTTCCAGGAGATGATCCAGTTAGAGGGCATCCCCAACCTGTCAGGCCTGGTCCAAAGCTTTGACCAACAACAGCTAGCCAACTTCTGCCGCATCCTGTCCGTCACCATCTCAGAACCTGATGTTGGAAACGACGACAAGCACACCCTTTTGGCCAAAAATGCACAGCAGAAACGCAACGCCAGCCCGTCACGGGCAGAGGTCAACCAGGGTAGGTTGTGCAGAGTAATGACTCCGTGCTGTTGGGAATTTTGTGcttttgcaagaaaaaacaaaatagatcAGTTAATTGTGATATCAATATTATTACCATTTCCCCAATAGTAACCCTGCTGAACATCCCTGGCTTCATTGAGCGGCTGTGTAAGCTGGCCACTAGAAAGGTGTCTGAAGCCACCGGAGCTAACTTtctgcaggagctggaggactgGTACACATGGCTGGACAATGCTCTGGTGCTGGACGCCCTCATGCAGATGGCTACTGAAGAGGCTGAACAAAGCAGTACAGGTGAGATCAGAGTCAGCTGTGCTGCCGATTCTTCACATTGCTCTAATACTATGGACTCTTATTGAGATATATTTACCTTTATCTCATCTCCAGAGTCATCAGATGAGAGCTCCCTGGCCACCAGCCCTCTGAGACATCGACTGCCCCAGTCCATGAAGATCGTCCATGAGATCATGTATAAGGTGGAAGTGCTCTATGTGCTGTGTGTCCTGCTTATGGGCCGACAGAGGAACCAGGTACTAAACGGCACACATCTCTTCGCTCCTTGAGATTTAAAATGGAGTGTTGCATCCAAGCAGAGTTTAACTGTGTATTTCACTGAGCATTGCATTGTGTGTCTGCACAGGTCCACAAGATGCTGGCTGAGTTCCGTCTCATCCCCGGACTCAACAACCTGTTTGACAAGCTGATCTGGAGGAAATACACTGCCTCAAATCATGTGGTCCATGGGCAGAATGAGAACTGCGACTGTAGTCCAGTATGAACCGTCAATACTCTGGCAATAACTGGCTCTAGGCAATTAAAGTTTAACTTAACCATTAACACTCTCGTTTCTCATTGTGCAGGAAATATCCTTTAAAATCCAGTTCCTGCGGCTACTTCAGAGTTTCAGTGATCACCATGAGTAAGTGAACCCCTAATTGAATGTCCTTGGTTCTGACTTCTCCTAATAAgttatgtttgttgttaaaatgttttatctgtctTTCAGGAACAAATACCTCCTGCTGAATAGCCAGGAGCTGAATGAACTGAGTGCCATATCCATGAAGGCTAACATCCCAGAGGTGGAAGCACTAGTCAACACAGACAGAAGCCTTGTGTGTGATGGGAAGAAGGGTCTCCTCACACGCCTCCTCACTGTCATGAAGAGGGAGCCTCCAGACTCATCATTCAGGTCAGCATCACATAAGCCAAAGATTAAGATACAGGAGATAAATATGTTGATATTGTAAGTGTCAGCCTTCTTGAAAGAGTTCCCTTTCCGGAGCACCAgcctctcttctgtttttaaaattgatttcTCAAGATTTGTCTCTAGTTCTGCTTTTTATAACTAAGCTGAAGCTTTCTGCTTTTGCATGTAGATTCTGGCAGGCAAGGGCAGTGGAAAGTTTTCTCAGAGGAGCCACTTCCTATGCAGACCAAATGTTCCTCCTGAAGAGGGGGCTACTAGAGGTAAAACTGCACCACACATCCTCCATGAAGACGGTCCACATTTACCAGATCGTCTCATGAATGAATGGCTGCTCACTTTCTGTTTCCATCCCCCGACAGCACATCCTGTTTTGCATCATAGACAGTGGCTGTACATCTCGAGATGTCCTACAGAGCTACTTTGATCTGTTGGGAGAGCTCATGAAGTTCAACATTGATGCCTTCAAAAGATTCAACAAATATGTCAACACTCCAGAGAAGGTATAATTGTTCACCTTAAATGCATTACAGAAATGCATAGGCTGACATAACTAAATTTCACATTTCGCAGCTTGTGTGAGTGATGAACAAGTGTGTCTAATAGTACCATTTGAAATCTCTGCTGTAGTTTCAGACCTTCCTGACACAGATCAACAGTTCTCTGGTGGACTCCAACATGCTGGTGCGCTGCATCGTCCTTTCGTTGGACCGCTTTGAGAGCCAGACGGAAGATGTCAAAGGTAAACAGGGAtggaaagtttaaaaatgttgactAGTTTATAGAGAACATTTAAAGGAGAAGTTACTGAAATCATTTattgacaaacaaaatactttctCCTGTTCACAAATAGATGTAAGTGCTATTCTTATAATATAGTCTAATGATTTGGGTGTTCTGTATCTTTCACAGTGGTGGAGGTGCTTTCTGAATGCTGCCTGCTGTCCTACATGGCCAGAGTTGAGAACAGGCTGTCCTTCCTCTTCCGACTGATCAACATCATCAACGTacagacactcacacaggtCTCGCCTCATTTTAACTTTATCAAATATATCCAGAGAAActtgctattattattttattcacgtatttaact
This portion of the Anoplopoma fimbria isolate UVic2021 breed Golden Eagle Sablefish chromosome 17, Afim_UVic_2022, whole genome shotgun sequence genome encodes:
- the trpc4apa gene encoding transient receptor potential cation channel, subfamily C, member 4 associated protein a; this encodes MATLLGSESPCTGGKRRQCNSSIVSKFTASKITGQGFSRGTQLPGGLLQERDKRAKWHGIPALLQRLYESSHPNSDLSNAHSFLKVLSSQLSMEAMSFVTEDRKTAQESTFPNTYTFDLFGGVDLLVEILMRPTLTMQKKKNNMNDDLVKDCLSVLYNCCICTEGVTKSLAARDDFVLFLFTLMTNKKTFLQTATLIEDILGVKKEMIQLEGIPNLSGLVQSFDQQQLANFCRILSVTISEPDVGNDDKHTLLAKNAQQKRNASPSRAEVNQVTLLNIPGFIERLCKLATRKVSEATGANFLQELEDWYTWLDNALVLDALMQMATEEAEQSSTESSDESSLATSPLRHRLPQSMKIVHEIMYKVEVLYVLCVLLMGRQRNQVHKMLAEFRLIPGLNNLFDKLIWRKYTASNHVVHGQNENCDCSPEISFKIQFLRLLQSFSDHHENKYLLLNSQELNELSAISMKANIPEVEALVNTDRSLVCDGKKGLLTRLLTVMKREPPDSSFRFWQARAVESFLRGATSYADQMFLLKRGLLEHILFCIIDSGCTSRDVLQSYFDLLGELMKFNIDAFKRFNKYVNTPEKFQTFLTQINSSLVDSNMLVRCIVLSLDRFESQTEDVKVVEVLSECCLLSYMARVENRLSFLFRLINIINVQTLTQENVSCLNTSLVILMLARRKAKLPFYLNALREKEYAEKYPGCLLNNFHNLLRFWQRHYLNKDKDSTCLENSSCIPFSYWKETVSVLLGSDRTSMCAIASYIDEPFMELDRDLLED